The proteins below come from a single Candidatus Chlamydia sanziniae genomic window:
- a CDS encoding tetratricopeptide repeat protein, whose product MEEAAKHLAKEFLCSGINLFLSGKYEHAEKRLKETLELDPTAALAYCYLGIIALETGRLSEALNWCTKGLESEPGDSYLRYCYGVALDRGNYSKEAIEQYRAYVVLHPDDIECWFSLGGVYHRLKRFHEAIECFDKILELDPWNPQSLYNKAVVLGDMEDEAGALRLLESIVSKNPLYWKAWVKLGYLFSHNKQWDRATEAYERVVQLRPDLSDGHYNLGLCYLTLDKTRLALKAFQEALFLNEEDADAYFYVGLAHMDLKQPKQAHEAFSRSLGINLEHERAHYLLGYLYHTQGEAEKAAKELLFLTTKESMFAPLLQKTLASNPSAVQFGRRLDAIS is encoded by the coding sequence ATGGAAGAGGCTGCTAAACATTTAGCGAAAGAATTTCTTTGCTCAGGAATTAACTTATTTTTAAGTGGTAAATATGAGCATGCAGAAAAAAGATTAAAAGAGACTTTGGAGTTAGATCCTACAGCAGCACTAGCGTATTGTTACTTGGGAATTATTGCTTTAGAAACCGGTCGCCTTTCCGAAGCTCTGAATTGGTGTACAAAAGGCTTAGAATCAGAACCAGGAGATAGCTATCTACGCTATTGTTATGGTGTTGCTTTAGATCGAGGGAACTATAGTAAGGAAGCTATTGAGCAATATCGGGCGTATGTTGTTCTACATCCAGATGATATAGAATGTTGGTTCAGCCTTGGAGGAGTGTATCATCGTCTCAAACGATTTCATGAGGCTATAGAGTGTTTTGATAAAATTCTTGAGCTCGATCCCTGGAATCCTCAAAGCTTATACAATAAAGCAGTTGTCCTGGGAGATATGGAAGATGAAGCTGGAGCACTGCGTTTACTTGAATCTATAGTGAGTAAGAATCCTTTATATTGGAAAGCATGGGTAAAATTAGGTTATTTGTTTTCTCATAACAAACAGTGGGATCGGGCTACAGAAGCTTATGAACGTGTAGTGCAACTACGTCCTGATTTGTCCGATGGTCATTACAATTTGGGGTTGTGTTATCTTACTTTAGATAAAACGCGCCTTGCTTTGAAGGCTTTTCAGGAAGCTTTATTTCTTAATGAAGAAGATGCGGATGCCTATTTCTATGTCGGACTTGCTCATATGGATCTTAAACAGCCAAAACAGGCACATGAAGCATTCAGTCGTTCTCTGGGTATTAATTTAGAACATGAACGTGCGCATTATCTTCTAGGGTATTTGTACCATACTCAAGGGGAAGCGGAAAAGGCAGCTAAAGAGTTGCTTTTTTTAACAACGAAAGAGTCCATGTTTGCCCCTTTGTTGCAGAAAACCCTTGCCTCTAACCCTTCTGCAGTACAATTTGGACGGAGATTAGATGCGATTTCTTAA
- a CDS encoding penicillin-binding transpeptidase domain-containing protein: MKLFRKFSIDLTIAQKTNKLLSGIMVAFGLIALRLWHLAVIEHDQKLEEAYKPQIRRIPQHVERATICDRFGEVLAENQLQYDISVAYGAIRDLPARAWRIDSQGNKELIPVRKCYIRRLAELLAEELYLDKDTIEDGIHAKASVLGSIPYLIAPNVSERTYLRLKMLAKEWPGLHVEAVVRRYYPKGRVAADILGYVGPISLQEYKKITQELSKLRECVRAYEEGENPKLPDGLASIDQVHALLDSMEQSAYNLNTLVGKLGVEALYDSQLRGKIGRKTVLVDRRGNFIQEIEDAIPVTPGEKLQLTIAAELQAYADALLLDYEKTDSFRSPRSLVNRQLLPPLFPWIKGGAIVALDPNTGEVLAMASSPRYCNNDFVGIKVSEDPIAARSLIYQWLEGKEHVAEIYDRKVCLRRERRNFFTDDCYEEELWLTFNHFLDFLLPEASIVKSRLKNQSSVGEAIAIQKSVQNLIDLFGYDEGKCSCSAIFDAVFSYEEGNIPIGEVTSLQQQEWVAACVYKYSHFLEKIKQELHEVFKDLRANYDKILFVDLLRLVVDPSRFQPTLSSSVYSLSLSEFSEFQGHYVVLRAAFSKILESIFNETDFKLWRREHFTQYLVSKRKEEVFKKRRYPTPYVDYLEEQRTSQYQLFREEHLDSFLSYLLDKGSCKEDLRPYYDILALWKEELAKGAHKALPWYEDYLFLYEHLPHVTQDFLPLFKTFREFQELQRPLLGKYPLTIARNFPQTEQDLAASFYPLYGYSYLRSYTFCQATILGSIFKLVSAYSVLSQQFLLGQHEDIAKQFVIIDKNSFGYISSKAHVGFFKDGSPIPVFFRGGCLPGNDFRSRGLIDLIAALEMSSNPYFSLLVGEYLSDPEDLCDAASLFGFGEKTGLGLSGEYAGSVPSDLAYNRSGLYATAIGQHTLVVTPLQTAVMLSSLVNGGVIYIPNLLFGKGKDKQFYKLPPVKKRTVFMPEPVAELLKSGMHNVIWGRHGTARTIREQFSPELLSRVIGKTSTAEALVRVGLDREYGTMKMKDIWFAAVSFTDQELVHPELVVVVYLRLGEFGRDAAPIAVKIIEMWEKIKKERGL; this comes from the coding sequence ATGAAGTTGTTTAGAAAATTCTCTATTGATCTTACTATTGCACAGAAAACGAATAAATTGCTGTCCGGGATCATGGTTGCTTTTGGATTGATTGCACTGCGTTTATGGCATCTTGCAGTTATTGAACATGATCAGAAGTTAGAGGAAGCCTATAAACCACAAATACGTAGGATTCCTCAACATGTGGAGAGAGCCACTATTTGTGATCGCTTTGGGGAAGTGTTGGCTGAGAATCAGTTACAATATGATATTAGCGTTGCTTACGGAGCTATTCGTGATTTGCCCGCGCGTGCGTGGCGAATAGATAGCCAAGGGAATAAAGAACTGATTCCTGTACGTAAATGTTATATCCGTCGTTTAGCAGAGCTTCTTGCAGAAGAACTGTATCTTGATAAAGATACAATTGAAGATGGAATTCACGCAAAAGCCTCTGTCCTAGGTTCTATTCCTTATTTGATAGCGCCCAATGTTTCCGAGCGTACATATTTAAGACTCAAAATGTTGGCTAAAGAATGGCCTGGGTTGCATGTGGAGGCTGTAGTGCGACGTTACTATCCTAAAGGTCGTGTTGCTGCGGATATTTTAGGTTATGTAGGGCCAATTAGCTTGCAGGAATATAAAAAAATTACTCAAGAACTTAGCAAATTACGCGAATGTGTTCGTGCTTATGAAGAAGGTGAAAATCCTAAATTGCCAGATGGTTTAGCAAGCATTGATCAAGTACATGCCTTGCTAGATTCTATGGAACAGAGTGCTTACAATTTGAATACTTTAGTCGGTAAATTGGGAGTCGAAGCTTTGTATGATTCCCAGTTACGAGGAAAGATAGGCAGAAAAACAGTGTTGGTAGATCGTCGTGGAAATTTTATTCAGGAAATAGAAGATGCGATTCCTGTAACTCCTGGGGAGAAACTCCAGTTAACGATAGCAGCTGAATTGCAAGCGTATGCAGATGCATTACTTTTAGATTATGAAAAAACGGATTCCTTTCGCAGCCCACGTTCCTTAGTAAATCGTCAATTGCTTCCTCCTTTGTTTCCATGGATTAAAGGAGGCGCTATTGTTGCTCTTGATCCGAATACTGGGGAAGTCTTGGCGATGGCATCTTCTCCGCGATATTGTAACAATGATTTTGTTGGCATCAAGGTGTCGGAAGATCCTATAGCGGCAAGGTCTTTGATTTATCAGTGGTTAGAAGGTAAGGAACATGTGGCGGAGATTTATGATAGAAAAGTGTGTTTGCGCAGGGAAAGAAGGAACTTTTTTACAGACGACTGTTATGAGGAAGAACTCTGGTTAACTTTTAATCATTTTTTAGATTTTCTTTTGCCTGAGGCCTCGATAGTGAAATCTCGGTTAAAAAATCAAAGTTCTGTAGGAGAGGCGATTGCTATTCAAAAATCCGTCCAGAACCTTATAGATCTTTTTGGCTATGATGAAGGAAAATGTTCCTGTTCAGCAATTTTTGATGCTGTTTTCTCCTATGAAGAAGGAAATATTCCTATAGGAGAAGTGACTTCTCTGCAACAACAAGAATGGGTGGCCGCATGCGTGTATAAGTATTCCCATTTTCTTGAAAAGATTAAGCAGGAACTTCATGAGGTTTTCAAGGATCTCCGTGCAAATTATGATAAGATCTTGTTTGTTGATCTCCTACGGCTTGTGGTAGACCCTTCCCGCTTTCAGCCTACCCTTTCTTCGAGTGTGTATAGTTTATCGTTATCAGAATTTTCTGAGTTTCAGGGACATTATGTTGTGCTTCGAGCTGCGTTTTCGAAAATTTTAGAAAGTATTTTTAATGAAACGGACTTTAAGTTGTGGCGTAGGGAACATTTTACACAGTATCTCGTGTCCAAACGTAAGGAAGAAGTTTTTAAAAAACGGCGTTATCCAACACCTTATGTGGATTATTTAGAAGAACAAAGAACATCTCAATATCAACTCTTCCGTGAGGAGCATCTGGATTCTTTTCTTTCCTATTTACTGGATAAGGGTTCTTGTAAAGAAGATTTACGACCTTATTATGATATTCTTGCTTTGTGGAAAGAGGAACTTGCCAAAGGTGCTCATAAGGCTTTGCCTTGGTATGAAGATTATCTTTTTTTATACGAGCATCTTCCTCATGTGACCCAAGACTTTCTGCCACTTTTTAAGACTTTTCGTGAGTTTCAAGAATTACAGAGGCCATTGTTAGGGAAGTATCCTTTGACGATTGCAAGAAATTTCCCGCAAACGGAGCAAGATCTCGCAGCTTCTTTTTATCCTCTATATGGTTATAGTTATTTACGTTCCTATACGTTTTGCCAAGCAACAATTTTAGGTTCCATCTTCAAATTAGTATCGGCATATTCTGTGTTGTCGCAACAGTTTTTATTAGGACAGCATGAGGACATTGCTAAGCAATTCGTCATTATAGATAAGAACTCCTTTGGGTATATAAGTTCGAAGGCACATGTGGGTTTTTTTAAAGACGGCTCGCCTATCCCTGTGTTTTTCCGTGGGGGGTGTTTGCCTGGAAATGACTTTCGTAGTCGTGGACTGATTGATTTAATTGCTGCTTTAGAAATGTCTAGTAATCCTTATTTTTCTTTACTTGTGGGAGAGTATCTCTCTGATCCTGAAGATTTATGCGATGCCGCGTCCTTATTTGGTTTTGGAGAAAAAACTGGATTAGGTTTGTCTGGAGAGTATGCGGGGAGTGTGCCTTCCGATTTAGCTTATAATCGTTCGGGTTTATATGCGACTGCTATAGGGCAGCATACCCTGGTTGTCACCCCTTTACAGACTGCTGTAATGCTCTCTTCTTTAGTTAATGGGGGTGTGATTTATATACCAAATCTGTTGTTTGGCAAGGGGAAGGATAAGCAATTTTATAAGTTGCCTCCTGTGAAAAAGCGTACTGTATTTATGCCCGAACCAGTAGCAGAGCTTCTTAAATCCGGAATGCACAATGTAATTTGGGGTCGGCATGGAACAGCACGAACAATTCGCGAACAGTTTTCTCCTGAGCTTCTCTCCCGTGTTATTGGGAAGACAAGTACTGCAGAGGCGTTAGTGCGTGTGGGGCTTGATCGTGAGTATGGTACTATGAAAATGAAGGATATTTGGTTTGCTGCTGTAAGTTTTACTGATCAAGAACTTGTGCATCCTGAACTTGTTGTTGTTGTTTATTTGCGTTTGGGGGAATTTGGCAGAGATGCAGCTCCTATTGCGGTAAAGATAATAGAAATGTGGGAAAAAATAAAAAAAGAGAGAGGTTTATAA
- a CDS encoding porin: MKKLLKSVLLSAAFVGSASLQALPVGNPAEPCLLIDGTMWEGVSGDPCDPCATWCDAISLRIGFYGDYVFDRILKADVAKTFGMGAEPTGNTATTFVTMTERDNPAYNRRIHDAEWFTNAGYLALNIWDRFDVFCTLGATSGYVKANSRAFNLVGLFGVSGATVGATELPNVSIGNGIIEMYLDTTFSWSVGARGALWECGCATLGAEFQYAQSNPHVQELNVITNVAQFSVHRPKGYKGADSNFPLPTSAGTKNATDVKIATINYHEWQVGAALSYRLNMLVPYIGVQWSRVTLDADAIRIAQPKLATPVLNLTSWNPSLLGSLTAMDTTNKFSDFMQIVSCQINKMKSRKACGITVGTSLVDADKWSITAEARLINERAAHLNGQFRF; the protein is encoded by the coding sequence ATGAAAAAACTCTTAAAGTCGGTGTTATTATCCGCCGCATTTGTTGGTTCCGCCTCCTTACAAGCCTTGCCTGTAGGGAACCCAGCAGAACCATGTTTATTAATTGATGGAACTATGTGGGAAGGCGTCTCCGGCGATCCTTGTGATCCTTGCGCAACCTGGTGCGATGCTATTAGCTTGCGTATAGGGTTTTATGGAGATTATGTTTTTGACCGTATCTTAAAAGCAGATGTGGCTAAAACCTTTGGTATGGGAGCAGAACCTACGGGTAATACTGCAACAACTTTTGTAACTATGACGGAAAGGGACAACCCTGCGTACAACAGACGTATCCATGATGCAGAATGGTTCACTAATGCAGGATACCTTGCTTTAAATATCTGGGATCGTTTTGATGTCTTCTGTACATTAGGCGCAACTAGTGGCTATGTAAAAGCAAATTCTAGAGCCTTTAACTTGGTCGGCTTGTTTGGCGTTTCTGGAGCTACTGTTGGTGCTACTGAATTACCTAACGTAAGCATTGGCAATGGCATTATAGAAATGTACCTGGACACAACCTTTTCATGGAGTGTCGGCGCTCGTGGAGCTTTATGGGAATGTGGTTGTGCCACTTTAGGCGCTGAATTCCAATATGCGCAGTCTAACCCTCACGTTCAAGAGCTCAATGTTATCACTAACGTAGCTCAATTTTCTGTGCACAGGCCTAAAGGCTATAAAGGTGCTGACAGCAACTTCCCACTCCCAACAAGTGCGGGGACTAAAAATGCTACGGATGTAAAAATTGCCACGATCAATTACCATGAATGGCAAGTAGGTGCTGCGCTGTCCTATAGGCTCAACATGCTCGTGCCCTACATTGGAGTTCAATGGTCACGCGTAACTCTTGATGCGGATGCAATCCGTATAGCACAGCCAAAACTCGCTACACCAGTTCTCAATCTTACCAGTTGGAACCCTTCATTGTTAGGATCACTTACAGCTATGGATACTACAAATAAGTTTTCAGATTTTATGCAAATTGTCTCTTGTCAGATCAATAAAATGAAATCTAGAAAAGCTTGTGGTATTACCGTAGGTACAAGTTTAGTTGATGCCGATAAGTGGTCTATTACTGCAGAAGCACGATTAATTAATGAACGAGCTGCTCACCTAAATGGTCAGTTTAGATTCTAA
- the rpsB gene encoding 30S ribosomal protein S2: protein MEFQSCNLTVKDLMSAGAHFGHQTRRWNPKMKLYIFEEKNGLYIINLAKTLQQLRNALPSICKIIEENKTILFVGTKKQAKCVIREAAIEAGEFFIAERWLGGMLTNMTTIRNSIKTLDKIEKDLARNYVHLTKKETALLAKRHQKLLKNLEGIRYMKKVPGLLIVVDPTYEKIAVAEAKKLGIPVLALVDTNCDPTPIDYVIPCNDDSLKSIRLIINVIKENILNTKYKQGIEIVSPIKSLEMPDYLVIEDVSEDEEENQKNREENFLAKKFDNEAN from the coding sequence TTGGAATTTCAATCCTGTAATCTTACCGTCAAAGATCTTATGAGCGCAGGAGCTCATTTTGGTCATCAAACACGAAGATGGAATCCTAAAATGAAACTCTACATTTTTGAAGAGAAAAATGGGCTCTACATCATTAATTTAGCAAAAACTTTACAACAATTACGCAACGCTCTTCCTTCTATTTGCAAAATAATTGAAGAGAATAAAACTATTCTTTTTGTAGGAACTAAAAAACAAGCAAAATGTGTAATTCGAGAGGCTGCTATAGAAGCCGGTGAGTTTTTTATTGCCGAACGTTGGTTAGGTGGTATGCTAACCAACATGACAACGATTAGAAACTCTATTAAGACTTTAGATAAGATAGAAAAAGATTTAGCACGGAATTATGTCCATCTTACTAAAAAAGAAACAGCTCTTCTAGCTAAGCGTCATCAAAAGTTGTTGAAAAATCTAGAAGGTATTCGTTACATGAAGAAGGTTCCCGGCCTGTTGATTGTTGTAGATCCTACCTACGAAAAAATTGCTGTTGCAGAAGCTAAAAAGCTTGGCATTCCTGTTTTAGCTTTAGTCGATACGAATTGCGATCCAACTCCTATTGATTATGTCATTCCATGTAATGATGATTCTTTAAAGAGCATTCGTCTAATTATTAATGTCATTAAAGAAAATATTCTCAATACAAAGTATAAACAGGGTATTGAGATCGTTTCTCCCATTAAATCCTTAGAAATGCCTGACTATCTTGTTATTGAAGATGTGAGTGAAGATGAAGAAGAGAATCAAAAAAATCGAGAAGAAAATTTTTTAGCAAAAAAATTTGATAATGAGGCGAACTAA
- the tsf gene encoding translation elongation factor Ts, producing MGDFSIETLKQLRQHTGVGLTKCKEALEACEGNLEKATIYLRKLGLASANKKDHRETKEGLIAAKSDAHGSALVEVNVETDFVANNNVFRDFVTVLLNDILDHKTDSVAALSQLPSSKDPSLTVDELRAVTMQTVGENIRIRRVAYFPKSSHESVGIYSHGNGKTVSLVILKGSSKGESLAKDIAMHVVASQPQFLSKGSVPAEAIDKEKEVASSQTQGKSQEVIDKIIQGKLGAFFQETCLLEQPFIKNSTLSIQNLIDDFSKILGEFVEVEKFILWKIGA from the coding sequence ATGGGTGACTTTTCCATAGAAACCCTAAAACAGTTAAGACAACATACCGGAGTAGGGTTAACCAAATGTAAGGAAGCTTTAGAAGCTTGTGAAGGCAATCTTGAAAAAGCAACTATTTATTTACGTAAGTTAGGTCTAGCTTCAGCAAATAAAAAAGACCATCGTGAAACTAAAGAGGGGCTCATTGCTGCTAAATCTGATGCGCATGGTTCTGCTTTAGTAGAGGTTAATGTAGAAACAGACTTTGTCGCCAACAATAACGTTTTTAGAGATTTTGTTACAGTTCTTCTTAATGATATCCTCGATCATAAAACAGACAGTGTGGCGGCTCTTTCTCAACTTCCTTCTTCTAAAGACCCTTCTCTTACAGTAGATGAGCTGAGAGCGGTGACTATGCAAACGGTTGGGGAGAATATTCGCATTAGAAGAGTTGCCTACTTTCCTAAATCTAGTCATGAAAGTGTAGGGATCTATTCCCACGGCAATGGGAAAACGGTATCTTTAGTTATTCTCAAAGGATCTTCTAAAGGAGAAAGTCTAGCCAAAGATATTGCTATGCATGTAGTAGCTTCACAACCTCAATTCTTAAGCAAAGGTAGTGTCCCTGCAGAAGCTATTGATAAAGAAAAAGAAGTGGCCTCCTCGCAAACACAAGGAAAATCCCAAGAAGTTATTGATAAGATCATTCAAGGGAAATTAGGAGCCTTTTTCCAAGAAACTTGTTTATTAGAACAGCCATTTATTAAGAATTCCACTCTTTCTATTCAAAACTTAATAGATGATTTTTCTAAAATCTTAGGAGAATTTGTCGAAGTGGAAAAATTTATTTTGTGGAAAATAGGAGCTTAA
- the pyrH gene encoding UMP kinase: MSKQTIRVLFKISGEALSKDNGTRIDEMRLSRLVSELRAVRNNDVEIALVIGGGNILRGLAEQKELQINRVSADQMGMLATLINGMAVADALKAEDIPCLLTSTLSCPQLADLYTPQKSVEALDQGKILICTTGAGSPYLTTDTGAALRACELDADILLKATMRVDGAYDKDPRLFPDAVKYDFISYKDFLIQQLGVMDASAISLCMDSQIPIRIFSFVQHSLEKALFDSNIGTLISENVNHVYVSRH, translated from the coding sequence ATGTCTAAGCAAACCATACGAGTTTTATTTAAAATTTCTGGTGAAGCGTTATCTAAAGATAATGGGACTCGGATTGATGAAATGCGTTTATCTCGACTTGTATCAGAGCTACGTGCTGTCCGTAATAATGACGTAGAAATTGCTCTTGTTATTGGAGGTGGGAATATCTTGAGAGGACTCGCCGAGCAAAAAGAACTCCAAATTAATCGTGTGTCAGCGGATCAAATGGGAATGTTGGCGACTTTGATTAACGGCATGGCGGTAGCGGATGCATTAAAAGCTGAAGATATTCCCTGTTTACTTACATCGACACTCTCTTGTCCACAACTTGCGGATCTTTACACCCCCCAAAAATCTGTGGAAGCTTTAGACCAAGGGAAAATTTTAATCTGCACCACAGGAGCGGGATCTCCGTACCTCACTACAGATACAGGAGCTGCTTTACGTGCCTGTGAATTGGATGCTGATATTTTACTTAAGGCTACCATGCGTGTGGATGGTGCCTATGATAAAGATCCTAGACTTTTCCCGGATGCTGTAAAATATGATTTTATTTCTTATAAAGACTTTTTAATTCAACAATTAGGTGTGATGGATGCCTCTGCAATTTCACTTTGTATGGATTCCCAGATTCCCATTCGAATTTTTAGTTTTGTGCAACACTCTTTAGAAAAAGCTTTATTTGATTCTAATATCGGAACATTAATCAGTGAGAATGTGAATCATGTCTACGTTTCAAGACACTGA
- the frr gene encoding ribosome recycling factor produces the protein MSTFQDTEKKMAVALDFFQKEIKSFRTGKAHSALVETVIVDVYGTTMRLLDIASISVADARQLMISPYDTNNASAIAKGIIAANLNLQPEIEGAVIRIKIPEPTADYRKEMVKQLRRKCEETKVNIRNIRRDANDKLKKDSTLTEDAVKNMEKKVQELTDKFCKQIDDFTKQKETEIASL, from the coding sequence ATGTCTACGTTTCAAGACACTGAAAAAAAAATGGCTGTGGCCTTAGATTTCTTTCAAAAGGAAATTAAGTCTTTTAGGACAGGGAAAGCCCATTCAGCTTTAGTAGAAACTGTAATTGTTGATGTGTATGGCACAACAATGCGTTTATTAGATATTGCTTCTATTTCTGTTGCTGATGCTCGTCAGTTAATGATTTCGCCTTATGATACCAATAATGCCTCAGCTATTGCTAAGGGAATCATTGCCGCCAATTTAAACTTACAACCTGAAATTGAAGGCGCTGTGATTCGAATTAAGATTCCCGAGCCTACTGCAGATTACCGCAAAGAAATGGTTAAACAGTTACGTCGGAAATGTGAAGAAACTAAGGTGAATATTCGTAATATTCGCAGGGATGCTAACGATAAGTTAAAAAAAGATTCTACTCTTACCGAAGATGCTGTGAAGAACATGGAAAAAAAAGTCCAAGAGTTAACAGATAAGTTTTGTAAGCAAATAGATGACTTTACGAAGCAGAAAGAAACAGAAATTGCTTCACTATAA
- a CDS encoding UvrB/UvrC motif-containing protein, with product MTTPSHPLCYHCQQPALICYTEVDKDKVLRSYICATCSCPSHYYSHTSAVLCQEGRSSLTLECGNCKTVWHAQSDTEQLLGCHQCYINFKNQLITQLKKDKALSSCIVEKNHGTLHVGRSPDGVATMNPLLKLIALNEALQDTLEREDYEQAAVIRDQINHLKMQNPDESSK from the coding sequence ATGACTACTCCGTCTCACCCTCTTTGTTACCATTGTCAGCAGCCCGCCCTGATCTGTTATACCGAAGTGGATAAGGATAAAGTGTTACGGTCCTATATATGTGCAACCTGTTCCTGTCCCAGTCATTATTATAGTCATACGAGTGCTGTGTTGTGTCAAGAAGGGCGGAGTTCCCTCACTCTAGAATGTGGGAATTGTAAGACTGTCTGGCATGCTCAGTCGGATACTGAACAACTTTTGGGTTGTCATCAGTGTTATATTAACTTCAAAAATCAACTGATTACTCAACTTAAGAAAGATAAAGCATTATCATCATGTATAGTAGAGAAAAATCATGGGACTTTACATGTAGGTCGTTCGCCTGATGGAGTTGCTACTATGAATCCCTTATTAAAGCTTATAGCTCTGAATGAGGCATTACAAGATACTTTAGAACGTGAGGATTACGAGCAAGCAGCAGTAATTCGTGATCAGATTAACCATTTAAAAATGCAAAATCCTGATGAATCTTCCAAATGA
- a CDS encoding protein arginine kinase, producing the protein MNLPNDLLQTLVSKKETPPSNKVWPATTFSLSRNLSVSKFLPCLSKEQKIEILTFISSHFNHVEGFDEFFILPLKDLSLWEKEFFLEHFLLPYDLVGNPEGEAFVVNKTGDILVAINFQNHVILHMIDFQGESEKAFDKLVRLDNYLHKKLAFAFSSEFGFLTTNPKHCGTGLKHQCFLHIPALLYSKQLSDTLDEESELVCSSLLPGTSGFAGNVIVLSNRCSLGLTEEQILSVLKIWVSKIAAAEATAKKSYHQNHSRELQNDILRALGLLTHSCRLELKETLDALSWIQLGIDLGWITTTQNHPVWNPLFWQVRRAHLALQKQPEESRDLQKETIIQLRATALKEWTASLSPNGF; encoded by the coding sequence ATGAATCTTCCAAATGATTTGTTACAAACATTAGTGAGCAAGAAAGAAACTCCGCCGTCAAACAAGGTGTGGCCGGCAACAACGTTTTCTTTGTCGCGTAATCTTTCTGTATCTAAGTTTCTTCCTTGTCTATCTAAGGAGCAAAAAATAGAGATTCTTACGTTCATATCGTCACATTTTAATCATGTAGAGGGTTTTGACGAGTTTTTCATTCTTCCTCTGAAAGATCTATCCTTATGGGAAAAAGAGTTTTTCCTGGAGCATTTTTTGTTACCTTATGACCTCGTAGGAAATCCTGAAGGAGAAGCTTTTGTAGTTAACAAAACTGGAGATATTTTAGTAGCGATAAATTTTCAAAACCATGTAATTCTACATATGATTGATTTTCAAGGGGAATCTGAGAAAGCTTTTGATAAACTCGTACGCTTGGACAACTACCTTCATAAGAAATTAGCATTTGCTTTTTCTTCAGAGTTTGGTTTTTTAACGACAAATCCCAAACACTGTGGGACAGGATTGAAGCATCAATGTTTTTTACACATTCCTGCGCTGCTATATTCTAAGCAACTTTCAGATACCCTGGATGAGGAGTCTGAATTAGTGTGTTCGAGTTTGCTTCCTGGAACTTCAGGTTTCGCCGGCAATGTCATTGTATTATCGAACCGCTGTTCCCTAGGTCTTACTGAAGAGCAGATTTTATCCGTTTTAAAAATTTGGGTTTCTAAGATTGCTGCTGCTGAAGCTACGGCAAAAAAATCCTATCACCAAAACCATTCTAGGGAATTGCAAAACGATATTTTGCGTGCATTAGGACTCCTCACCCATTCTTGCCGACTAGAACTTAAAGAAACTCTCGACGCTCTCAGTTGGATACAATTAGGAATAGATTTAGGTTGGATTACGACTACTCAGAATCATCCCGTATGGAACCCTTTATTCTGGCAAGTACGTCGTGCACATCTTGCTTTACAAAAACAACCTGAAGAATCTCGGGATTTGCAAAAAGAAACCATTATCCAACTACGAGCGACTGCATTAAAAGAATGGACTGCGAGTTTATCTCCGAATGGCTTCTAA